One Gelria sp. Kuro-4 DNA segment encodes these proteins:
- a CDS encoding sodium:solute symporter family protein — MNTGILSFVIIIVYLLVLLLIALRGSRSAAVKTVEGFFLAGRGVSAVLLPLTMIAALQSTFAFLGGPGMFYLHGIGFIVIVLSQVWVALMVLYFGHRIWLLGKKYGYLTIGDFFADRYNSRFLKVVTSLVSILMTVVFLAMQYVGSAHAISGVAQGSVSYTLALIVIAVFSVIYVAVGGAHSVVLTDAIQAVVLLITIAAAAAVALIPTGGLAGLFHRVIDLNPKLLARPGAAGLYTDKVWLMQFIVLPFGIWLTPHVWVRSLMAKDETAIARSALGIPVSQIVIFATSGLFLGLAGQVLLGKIPAPDKVVPLLLVKYSSWWLAALIMAGSIAAGVSTINSMILVIAQMFSQDLMVPMLRRKLTEAENLKLSRLVTVAVVIVSALIALRPPQSLVQVVIDVAYTGLAQLAPGFLAGLYWRRANRPGTTAGLLAGLAILFYTRIAGVSPLGYPGFLWAFFTNLILTLVVPLFTAPPARVTVERIHGYLAQIGE; from the coding sequence GTGAATACCGGCATACTCTCTTTTGTGATCATCATCGTCTACCTCTTGGTGCTGCTCCTTATTGCTCTGCGGGGTTCCCGCAGCGCTGCGGTAAAAACGGTGGAAGGGTTTTTCCTGGCCGGCCGCGGTGTCAGCGCGGTGCTGCTGCCGCTCACCATGATCGCCGCCCTGCAGAGCACCTTTGCCTTCCTGGGCGGCCCGGGCATGTTCTACCTGCACGGCATCGGTTTTATCGTGATCGTGCTCTCGCAGGTCTGGGTAGCCCTGATGGTGCTCTACTTCGGCCACCGCATCTGGCTCCTGGGCAAGAAGTACGGGTACCTGACCATCGGCGACTTTTTCGCCGACCGTTACAACAGCCGCTTCCTTAAGGTGGTTACGTCCCTGGTATCCATCCTCATGACGGTGGTCTTTTTAGCCATGCAGTATGTGGGCAGCGCTCACGCAATAAGCGGGGTGGCGCAGGGCAGCGTATCGTACACCTTGGCCCTTATCGTCATCGCCGTTTTTTCGGTGATCTACGTGGCCGTCGGCGGTGCCCACTCGGTGGTGCTCACCGACGCCATTCAGGCGGTGGTGCTGCTCATCACCATCGCCGCCGCTGCGGCTGTGGCTTTAATCCCCACCGGGGGCCTGGCGGGCCTCTTTCACCGGGTGATAGACCTGAATCCCAAGCTCCTGGCCCGGCCGGGCGCCGCCGGCCTCTATACGGATAAGGTCTGGCTGATGCAGTTCATCGTGCTGCCCTTTGGTATCTGGCTGACGCCGCACGTTTGGGTGCGCTCGCTCATGGCGAAGGACGAGACGGCCATCGCCCGCTCCGCCCTGGGCATTCCGGTCTCGCAGATCGTCATCTTCGCCACCTCCGGTCTCTTCCTCGGGCTGGCCGGGCAGGTGCTCCTGGGGAAAATCCCGGCGCCGGACAAGGTGGTACCGCTCCTGCTCGTAAAGTACTCCAGCTGGTGGCTGGCCGCACTCATCATGGCCGGGTCCATCGCGGCCGGCGTCTCCACCATCAACTCTATGATCCTCGTCATCGCCCAGATGTTCTCCCAGGACCTTATGGTCCCCATGCTGCGGCGCAAACTCACGGAAGCAGAAAACCTTAAGCTCTCCCGGCTGGTCACCGTGGCCGTGGTCATCGTGAGCGCGCTCATCGCCCTGCGCCCGCCGCAGTCCCTGGTCCAAGTGGTCATCGACGTCGCCTATACGGGGCTGGCTCAGCTGGCACCCGGCTTTTTGGCCGGCCTCTACTGGCGTCGGGCCAACCGGCCTGGGACAACGGCCGGGCTTTTGGCCGGCCTCGCCATCCTCTTTTATACCCGCATCGCCGGCGTCTCCCCGCTGGGCTATCCCGGTTTCCTCTGGGCCTTCTTCACCAACCTGATCCTCACCCTGGTGGTCCCGCTCTTTACGGCGCCGCCGGCCCGGGTCACCGTGGAGCGCATC
- a CDS encoding dihydroorotate dehydrogenase, translated as MKPDLSVELCGLRLQNPIMPSSGSFGLPGYEEYMDLNVLGALVAKSITLHPRPGNPPPRIAETPAGMLNAVGIQNRGVKWFIENDLPKLRHFSPPLIVSIAGTKVEDFAQAAELLEKEEGIAAYEINVSCPNMEAGGRAFGMSAAATQAVVASVKKHTRRPLFTKLTPNVTDIVEIAQAAVEAGSDGLTLINTLLGMAVDVRRRRPLLANILGGLSGPAIKPVALRCVYQVAQAVKVPIIGVGGIASAADVLEFLLAGASAVQVGTANIVDPYIMPKIIADLEKCLAENGAASVREYIGALRAD; from the coding sequence ATGAAACCGGACCTCAGCGTAGAACTCTGCGGTCTCAGGCTGCAGAACCCCATCATGCCCTCATCCGGCAGTTTCGGCCTGCCCGGTTACGAGGAGTATATGGACCTCAACGTTCTCGGAGCGCTGGTGGCCAAAAGCATCACGCTCCATCCCCGGCCGGGCAACCCGCCGCCGCGCATCGCCGAGACCCCGGCCGGGATGCTCAACGCCGTCGGGATCCAGAACCGCGGCGTGAAGTGGTTTATCGAAAACGACCTGCCGAAGCTGCGTCACTTCTCCCCGCCCCTGATCGTCAGCATCGCCGGCACCAAAGTGGAAGACTTCGCGCAGGCGGCCGAACTCCTGGAAAAGGAGGAAGGTATTGCCGCCTACGAGATCAACGTCTCCTGCCCCAACATGGAGGCCGGCGGGCGGGCCTTCGGCATGTCCGCGGCGGCGACGCAGGCGGTGGTGGCCTCCGTCAAAAAACACACCCGCCGGCCCCTCTTCACGAAACTCACGCCGAACGTCACCGACATCGTGGAAATCGCCCAGGCGGCGGTGGAAGCAGGCAGCGACGGGCTGACACTCATCAACACCCTCCTCGGCATGGCCGTCGACGTAAGGCGGCGCCGCCCGCTCCTGGCCAACATCCTGGGCGGTCTCTCCGGCCCGGCCATCAAGCCGGTGGCCCTGCGCTGCGTCTACCAGGTGGCGCAGGCGGTGAAGGTGCCCATCATCGGCGTGGGCGGCATCGCCTCGGCTGCAGACGTCTTGGAGTTCCTCCTCGCCGGCGCGAGCGCGGTCCAGGTGGGTACGGCCAACATCGTGGATCCGTACATCATGCCGAAAATCATTGCGGACTTGGAGAAATGCCTGGCCGAAAACGGGGCGGCATCGGTGCGCGAGTACATCGGTGCGCTCAGGGCCGACTGA